A window of the Lactuca sativa cultivar Salinas chromosome 7, Lsat_Salinas_v11, whole genome shotgun sequence genome harbors these coding sequences:
- the LOC111901080 gene encoding AT-rich interactive domain-containing protein 5, translated as MSSIIDGGYSCRPQEKNSNNSQKREKSLKSIGSLKQKRPSEVQHLVKVSCYHGCQCGLPANWVKINVRETKDCFEVYALVPGLLWEEVQVQSDPAGRLVITGQPEQLDNPWGIVAFKKVISLPSRIDLLCTSTIMSLHGRLLVVVPFEQSNI; from the exons ATGAGTTCAATCATTGATGGAGGTTATTCATGTCGTCCACAG GAAAAGAATTCTAACAATTCACAAAAGCGCGAAAAAAGTCTGAAAAGCATTG GGTCACTTAAACAAAAAAGACCAAGTGAAGTGCAGCATCTAGTGAAAGTT AGTTGTTACCACGGTTGCCAATGTGGGCTCCCTGCTAATTGGGTGAAAATAAATGTGCGAGAAACT AAAGATTGCTTTGAAGTGTATGCCCTAGTTCCAGGGCTTCTATGGGAAGAG GTACAAGTCCAATCTGATCCAGCTGGACGTCTAGTCATCACGGGTCAACCTGAGCAACTTGACAACCCGTGGGGCATTGTTGCTTTCAAAAAG GTGATTAGCCTACCATCAAGAATTGATCTGCTTTGTACATCAACAATTATGAGCTTACATGGACGTCTGTTGGTTGTTGTGCCTTTTGAGCAGTCAAACATCTGA